In a genomic window of Cataglyphis hispanica isolate Lineage 1 chromosome 18, ULB_Chis1_1.0, whole genome shotgun sequence:
- the LOC126856310 gene encoding transmembrane protein 256 homolog isoform X2: protein MRAQASTDLGIYFTIIKKGPILHPAQALKCEPADVSHVNGDVIHISVQPVGFVQQALYFCIYILLGQLSPATNYLGLKPKINLNMAPPVPLWKLAAASGPYVKFAAISGAAAVILGAVGSHRYYSKDEVGKEQRRIFETANRYHFIHTLALLGLPLCKFPTVAATFVLSGILLFCGSCYYTAFTGDRRFSTTTPIGGFCFILAWCSMFF from the exons ATGCGTGCGCAAGCGTCAACTGATCTcggcatatattttactataataaag AAGGGTCCTATATTGCATCCAGCCCAAGCGCTCAAGTGCGAGCCTGCTGATGTCAGTCACGTGAACGGTGACGTGATTCACATAAGTGTCCAGCCGGTGGGATTTGTCCAAcaagctttatatttttgtatatacatattgctaGGCCAGTTATCGCCG gCGACAAATTACCTGGGTTTAAAaccaaaaataaatcttaatatgGCACCACCTGTACCTTTATGGAAATTAGCCGCTGCCAGTGGTCCCTATGTAAAATTTGCAGCTATCAGTGGTGCAGCAGCAGTCATTCTTGGTGCGGTTGGGTCCCACA gaTATTACTCCAAGGATGAGGTAGGAAAGGAGCAACGTCGTATTTTTGAAACTGCAAATCGATATCATTTTATCCATACATTAGCCTTGTTGGGATTACCTTTATGCAAATTTCCAACTGTG GCTGCTACATTCGTTCTGTCCGGAATCTTACTTTTTTGTGGTAGCTGTTATTATACAGCATTTACCGGTGATCGACGATTTAGTACAACAACTCCAATTGGAGGGTTCTGTTTCATATTAGCGTGGTGcagtatgtttttttaa
- the LOC126856310 gene encoding transmembrane protein 256 homolog isoform X1, giving the protein MRAQASTDLGIYFTIIKKGPILHPAQALKCEPADVSHVNGDVIHISVQPVGFVQQALYFCIYILLGQLSPVIIIEWATNYLGLKPKINLNMAPPVPLWKLAAASGPYVKFAAISGAAAVILGAVGSHRYYSKDEVGKEQRRIFETANRYHFIHTLALLGLPLCKFPTVAATFVLSGILLFCGSCYYTAFTGDRRFSTTTPIGGFCFILAWCSMFF; this is encoded by the exons ATGCGTGCGCAAGCGTCAACTGATCTcggcatatattttactataataaag AAGGGTCCTATATTGCATCCAGCCCAAGCGCTCAAGTGCGAGCCTGCTGATGTCAGTCACGTGAACGGTGACGTGATTCACATAAGTGTCCAGCCGGTGGGATTTGTCCAAcaagctttatatttttgtatatacatattgctaGGCCAGTTATCGCCGGTAATTATAATCGAATGG gCGACAAATTACCTGGGTTTAAAaccaaaaataaatcttaatatgGCACCACCTGTACCTTTATGGAAATTAGCCGCTGCCAGTGGTCCCTATGTAAAATTTGCAGCTATCAGTGGTGCAGCAGCAGTCATTCTTGGTGCGGTTGGGTCCCACA gaTATTACTCCAAGGATGAGGTAGGAAAGGAGCAACGTCGTATTTTTGAAACTGCAAATCGATATCATTTTATCCATACATTAGCCTTGTTGGGATTACCTTTATGCAAATTTCCAACTGTG GCTGCTACATTCGTTCTGTCCGGAATCTTACTTTTTTGTGGTAGCTGTTATTATACAGCATTTACCGGTGATCGACGATTTAGTACAACAACTCCAATTGGAGGGTTCTGTTTCATATTAGCGTGGTGcagtatgtttttttaa